In Thalassococcus sp. S3, the sequence TGCGATCTTGGATTGCGTGATGTGATAGCCTGCGCCCAGCGGATCCGTCGAAGGATCTAGAAAGGTATCGATCCGCCTGTATTGGTAGTCTTTCAGCAATTGCCAGGTCGTGCCACGGCTTTGGAAGACAGCCGCGACAAGCCCGCCCATGGCGCCGATCACGCCTGCGAAATAGGCCCAATGCACGCCCGCCAGAAACAGCATCGCACCGCCCGCGGTCAAAAGCAGGATCGACGTGCCCAGGTCCGGTTGTCTGAGCACCATGAAAGTCGGGAAAAGGATGACCAGAACCGGTATCAGAACCCAAAGCGGGCGCGATGTCTTTTTCGCGGGCAACCAGTCGTAATAGGCCGCAAGCAGCATCACCATGGTGATCTTTACCAGCTCAGACGGCTGCAAACGCATGAAGCCCAGGTCAATCCAGCGCTGCGCCCCCATACCAACGGAGCCGAAGAACTCCACAGCGATCAGCAAAAGAACCGATGTGCCATAGGCCACACCGGCCAGGTTGCGCCAGAACCATATCGGGACCACCGCGACGATCAGCATGATAACGAGGCCCATGCCGAACCGTTTCATCTGTGGCTCGGCCCAGGGTGAAAACGATCCGCCCGCCACGGAATAGAGCATCAGAAAGCCGACACTGCCCACCGCGATCAGCAAAAGCGTGAGCGGCCAGTTCAGGTAAAAGATCTTGCGCGGGCCGGTGGGTACGGATTTGACCGTATATTCAAGATAACTCATGCGCGGTCCCTGGCGGTCTCGCGCGCTTGCTGTTCCCGCTGCAGCCGCTCCTGTTGCGCCTGGATGCGGCCACGATCCTTTGTCGGATATGCGGCCAGCGGCGGGGTCCCGCCATAAAGGGCCTGCAACGTGATGTCGCGCGCGATGGGTGCCGCGGCCTTGGAACCGCCGCCGCCATGTTCTACGACAACGGACACCGCGTATTTCGGATTTTCGTAAGGCGCGAAATTGACGAAAAGCGCGTGATCCCGGCGCTCCCACGGCAGATCTTCATTCCGGATCACGCCGGCGCGGCGTTCGGCGGCGGTGATGTTGCGCACCTGGCTGGTTCCGGTCTTGCCTGCCATCCGGAACGCGTCTTCGATAATGCGGCTCGAATAGGCCGTGCCACGACGGTCGTTAGACACCGCATACATCGCGCGCCGCATCTTGCGCAGGTTGTTTTCGTTCATGCCAAGCGGTTCGCCGGCACC encodes:
- the rodA gene encoding rod shape-determining protein RodA, with the translated sequence MSYLEYTVKSVPTGPRKIFYLNWPLTLLLIAVGSVGFLMLYSVAGGSFSPWAEPQMKRFGMGLVIMLIVAVVPIWFWRNLAGVAYGTSVLLLIAVEFFGSVGMGAQRWIDLGFMRLQPSELVKITMVMLLAAYYDWLPAKKTSRPLWVLIPVLVILFPTFMVLRQPDLGTSILLLTAGGAMLFLAGVHWAYFAGVIGAMGGLVAAVFQSRGTTWQLLKDYQYRRIDTFLDPSTDPLGAGYHITQSKIALGSGGWTGRGFMQGTQSRLNFLPEKQTDFIFTTLAEEFGFVGAISLLTLYALIVVFCVVTALATKDRFSSLMTLGIAFTFFLFFAVNMSMVMGLAPVVGVPLPLVSYGGSAMLVLMIAFGLVQSAHIHRPR